In Cytophagales bacterium, one DNA window encodes the following:
- a CDS encoding MCE family protein, with the protein MKISKESKIAILVVVAFTMLYLGFNYLKGVDFFTLTKYYHVVYEDIDGLTVSNPVILNGLAVGRVSEIEILQKRDNKIMVTITVEDEILVGDSTRAILINSDLFGGKAIKLNVGKNQHIFDTGDTLIADSEQSITALLEKTARPVLANLDETIVKMNLMFGEETDRSIKAILANFETSSKELKDLIRKNKSKVDNMVSDFESIAASLKSTEKKMAVLLDNLNTISDDLKNAEIASTINHANNLIKEMQGIMAKINKGEGSIGLLVHDDSFYKNLNSVAEDLDKLIVDLKKRPKRYVHISVFGGGRKKIEKDS; encoded by the coding sequence ATGAAAATCTCCAAAGAATCAAAAATTGCAATCCTGGTAGTTGTCGCTTTTACGATGTTATACCTTGGTTTTAATTATCTCAAGGGAGTTGATTTTTTTACCCTAACCAAATATTACCATGTTGTGTATGAGGATATTGACGGCTTGACTGTGTCTAACCCGGTAATATTGAATGGCCTGGCAGTAGGGAGGGTATCTGAAATAGAGATCCTGCAAAAGAGAGACAATAAAATCATGGTAACCATAACTGTTGAGGATGAAATTCTGGTGGGTGATTCAACGAGGGCAATTTTGATCAACAGCGACTTGTTTGGCGGCAAAGCAATTAAGCTAAATGTAGGCAAAAATCAACACATTTTTGATACCGGAGACACACTTATCGCTGATAGTGAGCAGAGTATTACCGCTCTGCTGGAAAAAACAGCCAGGCCTGTTTTAGCCAATCTGGATGAAACTATTGTTAAAATGAATTTAATGTTTGGTGAAGAAACCGATAGAAGTATAAAAGCAATACTTGCAAATTTCGAAACTTCCTCAAAAGAATTGAAGGACCTGATCAGGAAGAATAAAAGTAAAGTTGACAATATGGTTTCAGATTTTGAGTCCATTGCAGCTTCACTGAAAAGTACTGAAAAAAAAATGGCTGTTCTGCTGGATAACCTTAATACTATCAGTGATGATTTAAAAAATGCAGAGATTGCCAGCACTATAAACCATGCAAACAACCTGATCAAAGAAATGCAGGGGATCATGGCAAAGATCAATAAGGGAGAAGGGTCGATAGGGTTGCTGGTACATGACGATTCATTCTATAAAAATTTAAACAGTGTAGCCGAAGACCTGGACAAACTGATAGTTGATCTGAAAAAACGGCCAAAGCGATACGTGCACATTTCCGTTTTTGGTGGGGGTCGGAAGAAGATTGAGAAAGATTCATGA
- a CDS encoding VOC family protein, translating into MKNASLLTLIILALACNETPEDQTIEKSSQSQTITNNQTNNQMKKVTGIGGVFFKCKDPEKIKEWYQKNLGLKTNEYGSLFEFRSTDQPERKGYLQWSPFSEKTTYFEPSQKEFMINYRVENLEKLLEELKKEGVQIVGELESYEYGKFAHILDPEGNKIELWEPVDSVFTEMYEGKTTH; encoded by the coding sequence ATGAAAAACGCATCACTATTAACATTAATTATTTTGGCTCTAGCTTGTAACGAAACACCCGAAGATCAGACTATAGAAAAGAGTAGCCAATCTCAAACAATAACAAATAACCAAACAAACAATCAAATGAAAAAAGTAACAGGGATCGGAGGCGTTTTTTTTAAATGCAAAGACCCTGAAAAAATAAAAGAATGGTATCAAAAAAATTTAGGCCTGAAGACAAATGAGTACGGTTCTTTATTTGAGTTTAGAAGTACAGATCAGCCGGAAAGAAAAGGTTATTTGCAGTGGAGCCCTTTTTCAGAAAAGACCACCTATTTTGAACCTTCCCAAAAGGAATTTATGATCAATTACCGTGTTGAGAATCTGGAGAAACTGCTTGAGGAATTAAAGAAAGAAGGCGTGCAAATAGTTGGAGAATTAGAATCTTATGAATACGGTAAATTTGCCCATATCCTTGACCCGGAAGGCAATAAAATAGAACTATGGGAACCTGTTGACAGCGTTTTTACAGAAATGTATGAGGGGAAAACAACACATTAA